A DNA window from Purpureocillium takamizusanense chromosome 9, complete sequence contains the following coding sequences:
- a CDS encoding uncharacterized protein (EggNog:ENOG503PXRN~SECRETED:SignalP(1-18~SECRETED:cutsite=CLA-AP~SECRETED:prob=0.6605)), with amino-acid sequence MYFTSLFTGAILVAGCLAAPRAAENANVAKSVEMSPREYWAFAIKLRDDDPDKIKRDAGADLAAREYWAFAIKLRDGVPAKRQVLDSRCEQAEEGIYCTYTSADIEAYGTGPRLQDGCVTTDTGVSCFYPNHNLG; translated from the exons ATGTACTTCACCAGTCTTTTTACCGGTGCCATCCTGGTCGCAGGCTGTCTCGCCGCTCCCCGTGCGGCCGAGAACGCAAAC GTGGCCAAGTCGGTTGAGATGTCTCCTCGCGAGTACTGGGCCTTCGCGATCAAGCTCCGTGACGATGACCCCGATAAGATCAAACGCGATGCCGGAGCAGATCTTGCGGCTCGAGAATATTGGGCTTTTGCAATCAAACTCCGTGACGGTGTTCCTGCAAAGCGTCAAGTGCTCGATTCGCGTTGCGAGCAGGCAGAGGAAGGGATCTACTGCACCTACACCAGTGCTGACATTGAGGCATATGGAACCGGGCCTCGGCTCCAGGATGGTTGTGTCACCACTGATACGGGAGTATCGTGCTTCTATCCAAACCACAACTTAGGCTGA
- a CDS encoding uncharacterized protein (EggNog:ENOG503P4NY~TransMembrane:1 (o43-61i)~COG:S), which translates to MDMSIFARFGFLKRAAFDNDEERGSFLSRRHGALSNDTHPTVWIKWLLVVSCSMNLLLFFTTQSRHSTLSSQVLYSPAQDAVRYKIQKFHRGFGEDKTIYQGAPSPEVDEAWKALYDSIGIIRIPRSEAERLPNQTYPFIGDSGYYIAELAVFHQLHCLNAIRIGLARAYYEKVFNLSDFDPLEGSYGRDHLSHCLDALREAVMCASDISVITWKWNSKAQKSLGHGDIVHSCRSFEDIRDWSARHKATLKFDNTVFVENDLMIPEF; encoded by the exons ATGGATATGAGCATCTTTGCACGCTTTGGCTTCTTGAAACGCGCAGCCTttgacaacgacgaggagcgaggATCCTTCCTTAGTCGGCGACATGGCGCCCTATCGAATGATACGCACCCGACAGTCTGGATCAAGTGGCTTCTTGTAGTCTCTTGCAGCATGAACCTGCTTCTATTCTTTACGACGCAGAGTAGGCATAGCACGTTATCGTCACAGGTGCTATACT CTCCAGCGCAAGATGCTGTCCGTTATAAGATCCAAAAGTTTCACAGAGGATTTGGAGAAGACAAAACGATATACCAAGGGGCGCCTTCCCCGGAAGTGGACGAGGCCTGGAAAGCGCTATATGACT CTATTGGTATCATTAGAATCCCAAGGTCTGAAGCAGAGCGCCTTCCGAACCAGACCTATCCTTTCATAGGAGACAGTGGGTATTATATCGCAGAACTTGCAGTGTTTCATCAGCTTCACTGCCTG AATGCTATCCGAATTGGCCTAGCAAGGGCCTACTACGAGAAGGTTTTCAACCTCAGCGACTTTGACCCCCTTGAAGGCTCCTATGGGAGGGACCATTTGAGCCATTGCTTAGATGCCCTTCGTGAGGCTGTCATGTGTGCCTCGGACATCAGCGTCATTACTTGGAAGTGGAACAGCAAGGCTCAGAAATCCCTAGGGCACGGTGATATTGTCCACTCTTGTCGCAGCTTTGAGGATATACGCGATTGGTCTGCCAGACACAAAGCCACATTGAAATTTGACAACACTGTATTTGTGGAGAACGACCTCATGATCCCCGAATTCTGA
- a CDS encoding uncharacterized protein (SECRETED:SignalP(1-18~SECRETED:cutsite=VVA-SP~SECRETED:prob=0.8382)), with protein MKFIGMVSVVYMAVTVVASPVPKPDSPFKGYEGHPENKVDSYALRSGWYYTKRGDTDMPEPSDNKVDSYALRSGWTYTKRDEVDIPEPSDNKVDSYALRSGWYYSKREEASEPRSDGNKVDLLASRSRRGYNKHDGTAKPEAK; from the exons ATGAAGTTTATCGGCATGGTTTCCGTGGTCTATATGGCTGTTACGGTCGTCGCATCGCCAGTGCCAAAGCCTGACAGCCCT TTCAAGGGGTATGAGGGGCACCCTGAGAATAAAGTCGACTCATATGCTCTCCGTAGTGGCTGGTACTACACTAAGCGCGGCGACACCGACATGCCAGAGCCCAGCGACAATAAAGTCGACTCATATGCTCTCCGCAGCGGCTGGACCTACACCAAGCGCGATGAGGTTGACATTCCAGAGCCCAGCGACAACAAGGTCGACTCGTATGCTCTCCGCAGTGGCTGGTACTACTCTAAGCGCGAAGAGGCCAGCGAGCCGAGATCTGATGGGAACAAGGTTGACTTGCTCGCCAGTCGGAGCCGACGGGGCTACAATAAGCATGATGGGACCGCAAAGCCAGAGGCCAAGTGA